The following coding sequences lie in one Microvirga sp. 17 mud 1-3 genomic window:
- a CDS encoding ABC transporter permease: MTANGFGNISIMTRSLAWAIICFLVLPITIVFAVSVTDRHYLSLPEHGISFQYYRNLFTSGPWLSSIAQSFVIACASTAIAGVTGTLCAIGCWRLGNRASNFIRLLMLAPIMVPTIVYALGIYQFWIDLRLLDSYTGLIIAHAVTGIPYVVITVSTALAGFDPRLEQASLNLGASMFQTLRLVIIPSIMPGVASGLIFAFIHSWDELVLALFIAGRGVFTLPRRMWDGINEALDPTMASVAAVLVLITVGLLVADIAIRASRKA, encoded by the coding sequence ATGACCGCGAACGGCTTCGGCAACATCTCCATCATGACGCGATCCCTCGCGTGGGCGATCATTTGCTTCCTCGTCCTTCCGATCACCATCGTGTTCGCGGTATCGGTGACCGACCGGCATTACCTCTCGTTGCCGGAGCACGGCATCTCCTTCCAGTACTACCGCAATCTATTCACCAGCGGGCCATGGCTCAGCAGTATCGCCCAGAGCTTTGTGATTGCTTGCGCATCGACGGCCATCGCGGGCGTCACGGGTACGCTGTGCGCCATCGGCTGCTGGAGGCTCGGGAATCGCGCCAGCAACTTCATCCGGTTGCTCATGCTCGCCCCGATCATGGTGCCGACAATCGTCTATGCGCTCGGGATTTATCAGTTCTGGATCGATCTCAGGTTGCTCGACTCCTACACCGGGCTGATCATCGCCCATGCGGTGACGGGCATTCCCTACGTGGTGATCACCGTTTCGACCGCCCTGGCGGGCTTCGATCCGCGGCTCGAACAGGCGTCGCTCAATCTCGGCGCGTCAATGTTCCAGACCCTCCGGCTTGTCATCATTCCGAGCATCATGCCGGGTGTCGCTTCGGGCCTGATCTTCGCCTTCATCCACAGCTGGGACGAGCTCGTCCTCGCGCTCTTCATCGCCGGACGAGGCGTGTTCACCCTCCCGCGCCGGATGTGGGACGGCATCAACGAAGCACTCGATCCGACCATGGCCTCGGTCGCAGCCGTGCTCGTCCTCATCACGGTCGGGCTCCTTGTCGCCGACATCGCCATTCGCGCCAGCCGCAAAGCCTAG
- a CDS encoding peptidase M20, protein MSSHSFGPEKAAALAWIEGNTENLSRDHKTIWDLHEPSWREYRSAAWYVERLRREGFTVEEGSGDMPTAFCAEWSNGSGPTIGGYAEYDAVPGTSQEAVPYRKPREGVSRHAAGHTDPHSALGIGSFTGFLAAKHAMEKHGIKGRLKFMGEPAEKMCGSKPVHAAKGYYDDLDAAISFHPHSFPALANSCFWDTHSAPYWSRIYTFECPHPETWQRSGAFAGVTHSHSTARAPGAIDAVCLMYTSSKYTKEAMLPHHGSWSLNEFILHAGHAAADNLAPGLAQIQYSLRAPTLDMCERVFEVLDRNAEHCAAMAHCTVKSAWITRTRAGLPNHAMAETAWRNFEAIGAPQWSEEARAFGREIQKSLGVEPMDDPFMPEIQKLTPPWEGEKAFREQLPSWQKNLAADDYVDYTWHAPTVRLYVGRPTLKAPPGYRYPEWTRYAMGGMPACIDPMWTTAGKVIAATIVDLLTDGTSLAKAQAEFRERTGGGIGGERWVAPLLPADFEPPVNYRWPEYVATPRGTEWTIPTAAE, encoded by the coding sequence ATGTCGTCACATTCATTCGGCCCTGAAAAGGCGGCCGCCCTGGCCTGGATTGAGGGCAACACGGAAAACCTATCCCGAGATCACAAGACGATCTGGGATCTGCACGAGCCTTCATGGCGGGAATATCGCTCCGCCGCCTGGTACGTGGAGCGGCTGCGTCGCGAAGGCTTCACGGTCGAGGAAGGGTCAGGGGATATGCCCACGGCCTTCTGTGCCGAGTGGTCGAACGGATCGGGCCCCACGATCGGCGGATATGCGGAATACGACGCCGTGCCCGGAACCTCGCAGGAAGCCGTGCCCTATCGCAAGCCCCGGGAAGGCGTCAGCAGGCATGCCGCCGGTCACACCGACCCGCACTCGGCCCTCGGCATCGGATCCTTTACGGGCTTCCTCGCAGCCAAGCACGCGATGGAGAAGCACGGGATCAAGGGCCGTCTCAAATTCATGGGCGAGCCGGCCGAGAAGATGTGCGGCTCGAAACCCGTGCACGCCGCCAAGGGTTACTACGACGACCTCGACGCGGCGATCAGTTTTCACCCTCACTCCTTCCCGGCACTCGCGAACAGCTGCTTCTGGGACACGCACAGCGCCCCCTATTGGAGCCGCATCTACACCTTTGAATGCCCTCATCCGGAGACTTGGCAGCGCTCGGGCGCATTCGCAGGCGTTACCCATAGCCATTCGACTGCGCGTGCGCCCGGGGCCATCGACGCGGTGTGCCTCATGTACACCTCTTCGAAGTACACGAAGGAAGCTATGCTCCCCCATCATGGGAGTTGGAGCCTCAACGAGTTCATCCTCCATGCCGGCCACGCGGCGGCGGACAATCTCGCGCCTGGACTCGCGCAGATCCAGTACTCGCTGCGAGCGCCAACTCTCGATATGTGCGAGCGCGTCTTCGAAGTGCTCGATCGCAACGCGGAGCATTGCGCCGCCATGGCCCATTGTACGGTCAAGTCGGCATGGATCACGCGGACCCGCGCAGGCCTGCCCAACCACGCCATGGCAGAGACGGCTTGGCGGAATTTCGAGGCCATCGGGGCACCGCAGTGGAGCGAGGAGGCTCGTGCCTTCGGTCGCGAGATCCAGAAAAGCCTCGGGGTCGAGCCGATGGACGACCCGTTCATGCCCGAGATCCAGAAGTTGACGCCGCCATGGGAGGGCGAGAAGGCGTTCCGCGAGCAGCTGCCCTCCTGGCAGAAGAACCTCGCTGCCGACGATTACGTGGACTACACCTGGCACGCTCCGACAGTTCGTCTCTATGTCGGACGTCCAACCCTCAAGGCGCCGCCCGGATACCGTTATCCGGAATGGACCCGCTATGCGATGGGCGGCATGCCCGCCTGCATCGACCCCATGTGGACGACTGCGGGCAAGGTGATCGCCGCAACCATCGTCGATCTCCTCACCGACGGAACGTCTCTCGCCAAGGCACAAGCCGAATTCCGAGAGCGGACGGGCGGCGGCATCGGTGGCGAGCGATGGGTCGCACCGCTGCTGCCCGCCGATTTCGAGCCGCCCGTGAACTACCGCTGGCCGGAATATGTCGCGACACCCCGCGGCACCGAGTGGACCATTCCCACTGCCGCCGAATGA
- a CDS encoding dimethylarginine dimethylaminohydrolase family protein produces the protein MMSIISEGEYRYNMLIKTFASRPEPPFHDESEQVEVWGQRWGCNNDVGQIRKVLMHRPGPELKIVDPSMRLPDIGAFGDPEKGWYWRGDTVPDLAAQQEQHDGLVAALREEGAEVVFVDECAPGKMKTVYTRDSVIAVDGGAIVTRLGPPVRRGEEAPVTRSLAKIGMPILRTITGTGLLEGGSFAFLTPKVAVLGLSSRVNEEGARQLEEVLRTQGVELLRVELTGYRLHIDGMIVMVDADTAFVNPTLLPFWFLERLKELGIRQIEVCPDDGPWVINCLAVRPGRVLMAGGLSDRTAEKFDKAGISVRVVPYDKVGLGGGGIHCSTAPLIRDPL, from the coding sequence ATGATGTCCATCATCTCTGAAGGCGAATATCGCTACAATATGCTCATCAAGACTTTCGCGTCCCGGCCCGAGCCACCGTTCCACGACGAGAGCGAGCAGGTCGAAGTCTGGGGCCAGCGCTGGGGCTGCAACAACGACGTCGGTCAGATCCGGAAAGTGCTCATGCACCGGCCGGGACCTGAGCTGAAGATCGTCGATCCGTCCATGCGTCTGCCCGACATCGGCGCTTTTGGCGACCCGGAAAAGGGCTGGTACTGGCGCGGCGACACGGTTCCGGATCTTGCAGCGCAACAGGAGCAGCACGACGGCCTTGTGGCGGCGCTGCGGGAGGAGGGGGCGGAGGTCGTCTTCGTCGATGAATGTGCCCCCGGCAAGATGAAGACGGTCTATACCCGTGACAGCGTGATCGCCGTTGACGGGGGAGCGATCGTCACCCGGCTCGGCCCCCCGGTTCGCCGGGGAGAGGAAGCGCCTGTGACGCGCTCGCTCGCCAAGATCGGCATGCCGATCCTGCGCACCATCACCGGGACCGGCCTGCTCGAAGGCGGCAGTTTCGCGTTCCTCACGCCCAAAGTCGCCGTCCTGGGATTGTCGAGCCGGGTTAACGAAGAGGGTGCCCGCCAGCTCGAGGAAGTGCTGCGTACGCAGGGAGTCGAGCTTCTGCGAGTCGAACTGACCGGCTACCGTCTTCACATCGACGGCATGATCGTCATGGTCGACGCAGACACCGCCTTCGTCAATCCGACGCTGCTTCCATTCTGGTTCCTGGAGCGGTTGAAGGAGCTTGGCATCCGGCAGATCGAAGTCTGCCCGGACGACGGGCCGTGGGTCATCAACTGCCTTGCGGTGCGACCTGGCCGGGTCCTCATGGCGGGCGGATTGTCGGATCGTACCGCTGAGAAGTTCGACAAGGCCGGGATTTCCGTGCGGGTCGTTCCTTACGACAAGGTTGGTCTTGGCGGCGGTGGCATCCACTGCTCGACTGCGCCGCTGATCCGTGATCCTCTTTAA
- a CDS encoding acetolactate synthase large subunit, producing the protein MNGAESLVRTLIASGIDTCFANPGTSEMHFVAALDRVSGMRCVLGLFEGVVSGAADGYARMADKPAATLLHLGPGLGNALANLHNARKAGTPIVNIVGDHATTHRRYDAPLTADVEGVARPMSAWVHTSMDAKSVARDGAEAVAAALSPPGCVATLILPADTAWNESDGPASAVAPKQSAKVSDEAIRQAAAHLRSGEPTLLLVGGRALRAKPLELASRIAQETGAKLMAPTSNARIERGAGRVAIDRIFYPIGQALEQLAPYKRAVIIGTQNPVAFFAYPGKPSLVLPPSCEVQVLAEPGNDLLDTLERLCDELGARSQAPQLQAGSRPELPRGSLTLDAIAAAVAALVPENAILVDESINSGGAIYPFTQGAPAHDWLQLTGGSIGIGLPLATGAAVACPDRRVVALQADGSGMYTLQALWTQAREKLDVTTIIFANRAYASLDIELRNVGASQPGQVALDMLDLSRPDLDWVKMAEGMGVEAARADTVERLIDLLRGSFARRGPFLIEVPC; encoded by the coding sequence ATGAACGGCGCCGAAAGCCTGGTGCGCACGCTGATCGCGAGCGGCATCGATACATGCTTCGCCAATCCCGGCACATCCGAGATGCACTTCGTCGCCGCCCTCGACCGGGTGTCGGGGATGCGCTGCGTCCTCGGCCTTTTTGAGGGGGTCGTGTCGGGGGCAGCGGATGGTTATGCGCGCATGGCCGACAAGCCGGCCGCAACGCTGCTCCACCTGGGGCCTGGGCTCGGCAATGCGCTCGCCAATCTTCATAATGCCCGCAAGGCGGGGACGCCGATCGTCAACATTGTCGGCGATCATGCCACCACTCATCGTCGCTACGACGCACCGCTCACGGCCGACGTGGAAGGGGTCGCCCGCCCGATGTCGGCCTGGGTGCATACCTCTATGGATGCCAAGAGCGTTGCCCGCGACGGCGCGGAAGCCGTGGCCGCCGCTCTTTCGCCTCCCGGCTGTGTCGCAACGCTGATCCTGCCAGCCGACACGGCATGGAACGAATCCGACGGCCCCGCTTCGGCTGTTGCACCCAAGCAATCCGCGAAGGTGAGCGACGAGGCCATTCGACAGGCAGCGGCACATCTGCGATCGGGCGAGCCGACTCTTCTCCTCGTCGGCGGCAGGGCGCTGCGCGCGAAACCACTGGAGCTGGCAAGCCGCATTGCGCAGGAGACCGGTGCCAAGCTGATGGCGCCTACGTCCAATGCGCGGATCGAGCGCGGCGCGGGCCGCGTCGCCATCGACCGGATCTTCTACCCCATAGGGCAGGCTCTGGAGCAGCTTGCCCCCTATAAGCGCGCCGTCATCATAGGCACTCAGAACCCGGTTGCCTTCTTTGCCTATCCGGGGAAGCCCAGCCTCGTGCTGCCGCCCTCCTGCGAGGTTCAGGTCCTCGCCGAGCCTGGAAACGATCTCCTCGACACTCTCGAGCGTCTTTGCGACGAGCTCGGAGCGCGCAGCCAAGCTCCTCAGCTGCAGGCAGGCTCACGGCCCGAGCTCCCCCGAGGCAGCCTGACCCTCGATGCCATTGCGGCGGCAGTCGCCGCGCTCGTTCCCGAAAACGCCATTCTCGTCGACGAGAGCATCAACTCGGGCGGAGCGATTTATCCGTTCACGCAGGGCGCGCCGGCCCATGATTGGCTGCAGCTCACCGGCGGCTCTATCGGTATCGGTCTTCCCCTCGCGACCGGCGCCGCCGTCGCCTGTCCTGACCGACGGGTCGTGGCGCTCCAGGCGGACGGGAGTGGGATGTACACCCTTCAGGCCTTGTGGACACAGGCACGCGAGAAGCTCGATGTTACGACGATCATCTTCGCGAACCGAGCCTATGCCAGCCTCGATATCGAGCTGCGGAACGTGGGAGCATCGCAGCCAGGCCAAGTTGCTCTCGACATGCTGGACCTGTCCCGGCCGGACCTCGACTGGGTCAAGATGGCCGAGGGTATGGGCGTCGAGGCCGCCCGGGCCGATACGGTCGAGCGCCTGATCGATCTTCTGCGCGGCTCCTTCGCCCGGCGCGGCCCCTTCCTCATCGAAGTTCCTTGCTAG
- a CDS encoding M20 family metallo-hydrolase has product MRTPNLMIDAERLWSDLMETARIGGTTKGGIRRLTLTDEDRAVREWFRSQCERIGCTVRIDEVGNMFALRPGRRADLAPIAIGSHLDTQPTGGKFDGVLGVLAGLECLRTLHEAGYETNAPLALVNWTNEEGSRFAPAMLGSGVHAGVFDRAYADARQDPAGVLFGEALDGIGFRGDERVGSIALGAMFELHIEQGPILEEEGRTIGVVKGVQGMRWYDVEIVGRESHAGSTPMRSRKDALSVAARLVIDVERLARDVADAVATVGMVAVHPNSRNVVPGRVNLSIDLRHPDAAVLDELELGFEKVLKTLEAENAITATLTRIWDSPPVPFDEGCLASIRKASEDAGFPWREMVSGAGHDAAYIARIAPTAMIFIPCAGGLSHNEEEDASFDDCRAGAQVLLQAVLDYDRRFADSVPEFQRSRSGAR; this is encoded by the coding sequence ATGCGGACGCCAAACCTTATGATAGACGCCGAGCGGTTGTGGTCCGACCTCATGGAAACAGCCCGGATCGGAGGTACGACGAAAGGTGGCATCCGGCGTCTGACCCTGACTGACGAAGACCGGGCGGTACGCGAGTGGTTCCGGAGCCAGTGCGAACGGATCGGCTGCACGGTGCGCATCGACGAAGTCGGCAACATGTTTGCTCTCCGCCCGGGCCGCCGGGCCGATCTAGCGCCCATCGCGATTGGCAGTCATCTCGATACACAGCCGACCGGCGGCAAGTTCGACGGTGTGCTCGGCGTGCTCGCAGGGCTTGAGTGCCTGCGCACGCTTCACGAAGCCGGGTATGAGACCAATGCGCCGCTGGCTCTCGTCAACTGGACGAATGAGGAAGGATCCCGGTTCGCTCCGGCGATGCTCGGTTCCGGCGTTCATGCGGGCGTGTTCGATAGGGCCTATGCTGACGCGCGCCAGGATCCGGCCGGCGTTCTCTTTGGCGAGGCCCTCGACGGCATCGGCTTCCGCGGCGACGAGCGGGTGGGAAGCATCGCTCTCGGCGCCATGTTCGAGCTGCATATCGAACAGGGGCCGATCCTGGAGGAGGAGGGCCGGACCATCGGCGTGGTCAAGGGCGTGCAGGGGATGCGCTGGTATGACGTAGAGATTGTCGGCCGAGAGTCTCACGCTGGCTCGACCCCCATGCGCTCGCGCAAGGACGCCCTTTCGGTGGCCGCTCGTCTCGTCATTGACGTCGAGCGTCTCGCACGCGACGTCGCTGACGCAGTCGCGACCGTGGGGATGGTTGCCGTGCACCCGAATTCGCGGAACGTCGTTCCTGGCCGCGTCAACCTCTCGATCGATCTTCGCCATCCGGATGCGGCGGTGCTCGATGAGCTCGAGCTCGGCTTCGAGAAGGTCCTGAAGACTTTGGAGGCGGAGAACGCTATAACGGCGACGCTGACCCGGATCTGGGACTCGCCTCCGGTTCCGTTCGACGAAGGATGCCTCGCATCCATCCGCAAGGCGTCGGAGGATGCCGGTTTCCCATGGCGCGAGATGGTTTCTGGAGCGGGGCACGATGCAGCCTATATCGCCCGCATCGCCCCGACCGCGATGATCTTCATTCCGTGTGCCGGCGGCCTTAGTCACAATGAGGAGGAAGATGCCTCCTTCGACGATTGCCGCGCCGGCGCACAGGTGCTGCTGCAGGCAGTGCTCGACTACGACCGCCGCTTCGCCGACAGCGTTCCTGAGTTTCAGCGGTCGCGGAGCGGGGCAAGGTGA
- a CDS encoding polysaccharide deacetylase — protein MPRPLLANPPPWPGGARCAVCFSFDLDAESLLHIYHQQSAPSRLALSSALRYGPFVAIPRLIKIWEAYKLRQTVFIPGWTMEAYPHAVTALVEAGHEIGHHGWLHERPNTITRDGEARVLDRAIKAFEHLVGNAPVGYRAPGYALSEHTVELLVERGFTYDASLVGDDVPYLLQTQRGSLIEIPSDFSLDDWNQYASLEEFSWRMPIRAPARALEVYQAEFDAAWNHGGLWISIWHPFLSGRLSRAEAMIALIEHMIAKGSVWFAPMSEIAAHVRQLVANGEWTPRTEDVPFWTEPVPHLAPLRDR, from the coding sequence ATGCCTCGGCCCCTTCTCGCCAATCCTCCACCCTGGCCAGGCGGAGCCCGCTGCGCGGTGTGCTTCTCCTTCGATCTCGACGCGGAAAGCCTCCTCCACATCTATCACCAACAGAGCGCACCCTCGCGGTTGGCGCTGTCCTCGGCTCTCCGCTACGGCCCCTTCGTGGCGATACCGCGCCTCATCAAGATATGGGAGGCCTATAAGCTGCGGCAGACCGTCTTCATTCCGGGCTGGACCATGGAGGCCTATCCGCATGCTGTAACTGCCCTCGTCGAGGCTGGGCACGAGATTGGTCACCATGGCTGGCTGCACGAGCGGCCGAATACCATTACCCGCGACGGGGAAGCCCGCGTGCTCGACCGCGCGATCAAGGCCTTCGAGCATCTCGTCGGGAATGCTCCGGTCGGATACCGTGCGCCGGGATATGCTCTGTCCGAACATACCGTCGAACTCCTCGTCGAGCGAGGCTTCACGTACGACGCCTCGCTTGTTGGCGACGACGTGCCCTATCTTCTTCAAACGCAGCGTGGATCCCTCATCGAGATTCCGTCCGACTTCTCCCTCGACGATTGGAATCAGTACGCGAGCCTAGAGGAATTTTCCTGGCGCATGCCCATTCGAGCACCGGCGCGGGCGCTGGAGGTGTACCAGGCCGAGTTCGATGCGGCCTGGAACCATGGCGGTCTTTGGATTTCGATCTGGCACCCTTTTCTCTCGGGACGCCTGTCACGCGCAGAAGCCATGATCGCACTGATCGAGCATATGATCGCCAAGGGCAGCGTCTGGTTCGCACCCATGAGCGAGATCGCTGCTCACGTGCGTCAGCTCGTGGCGAACGGCGAATGGACACCCAGGACCGAGGATGTTCCATTCTGGACCGAACCTGTGCCTCACCTTGCCCCGCTCCGCGACCGCTGA
- a CDS encoding 1-aminocyclopropane-1-carboxylate deaminase/D-cysteine desulfhydrase, with amino-acid sequence MLDAFPRVSLLSGQTPLEPMVRAGAHAGHSQLWVKRDDCMPLAFGGNKLRNLEFWLGQALERNSDLLVIAGAAASNQVRLTAAAAARIGLECLVLYAGSDSSPMHSNRLLTEMMGARICYLGQVDEAERSRLASDAVAKLAAAGRRPYLVGDPVIGALGYVNAARELYEQAVAAGVDLRHIVLPGSMGVTEAGMILGAAMLDLPWTFHLVSVEYVAEELKALIGAILMDLCRLIDFRPAYDMLERVQIHMDQLGAGYGIPTDASIEACRLFARLEALMLEQTYVAKTFAGLLSCLGRGDIPSHEAACIVHTGGTPAMFSLGIAPSCAADT; translated from the coding sequence ATGCTGGATGCTTTTCCGCGCGTGTCACTCTTGTCAGGGCAGACGCCTCTGGAGCCGATGGTGCGGGCTGGGGCCCATGCCGGGCATTCGCAGCTCTGGGTCAAGCGCGACGACTGCATGCCCCTCGCCTTCGGCGGCAATAAGTTGCGCAATCTCGAGTTCTGGCTGGGCCAAGCGCTGGAGCGGAACAGCGATCTTCTGGTCATCGCAGGCGCAGCTGCATCGAACCAGGTCAGGTTGACGGCAGCGGCTGCAGCCAGAATAGGACTGGAATGCTTGGTGCTTTATGCGGGGTCCGACTCCTCGCCCATGCATAGCAATCGCCTGCTGACGGAAATGATGGGCGCGCGTATCTGTTACCTGGGCCAAGTCGACGAGGCGGAGCGCTCACGCTTGGCGAGCGATGCCGTCGCAAAGCTCGCCGCTGCCGGGCGTCGCCCCTATCTGGTAGGCGATCCGGTGATCGGCGCACTCGGTTACGTCAACGCTGCCCGGGAACTCTACGAGCAGGCCGTCGCGGCCGGCGTCGATCTGCGCCACATCGTTCTGCCCGGCTCCATGGGCGTCACGGAAGCCGGGATGATCCTGGGTGCGGCCATGCTCGACCTGCCGTGGACCTTTCATCTCGTCAGCGTCGAGTATGTCGCCGAGGAACTTAAAGCGCTGATTGGGGCCATCCTCATGGATCTGTGCCGGCTGATCGATTTCAGACCCGCATACGACATGCTGGAGCGTGTCCAGATTCACATGGATCAATTGGGTGCCGGATATGGCATCCCGACCGATGCGTCCATCGAGGCCTGTCGTCTGTTTGCGCGCCTCGAGGCGCTCATGCTCGAACAAACCTATGTGGCGAAGACCTTCGCAGGGCTGCTGAGCTGCCTCGGGCGAGGGGATATTCCCAGCCATGAGGCCGCATGCATCGTCCATACGGGTGGTACGCCAGCCATGTTCAGCTTGGGAATAGCACCCTCCTGCGCCGCAGATACCTAG
- a CDS encoding amino acid ABC transporter permease encodes MLERYWSITSSLLPFLWKGFLETLYVSLVAIVAGSLIGAVIGLVRSQRVPFLTGLFGLYIHALRGTPFLVQLYVFYFVLPNTGVSWLSWDSRTAAFVALSVYTSSYVAEIVKAAIEAVPRGQSEAATALGMTRLQRLWHVVIPQALKLTVPPMSGVYVMIIKSTAILSVVGISELTRQGEVSILRFPRDVLFIYGLIAFIYFLYCYPVLRFARWAERRVGAARPVDLD; translated from the coding sequence ATGCTCGAACGCTACTGGTCCATCACGTCGTCCCTACTGCCGTTCCTCTGGAAAGGGTTTCTGGAGACGCTCTACGTTTCCCTCGTGGCCATTGTGGCCGGCTCGTTGATCGGCGCGGTGATTGGCCTCGTACGCAGCCAGCGTGTGCCTTTCCTCACGGGGCTTTTCGGCCTGTACATCCATGCGCTGCGCGGAACCCCGTTCCTCGTGCAGCTCTATGTCTTCTACTTCGTGCTCCCGAACACGGGGGTCTCCTGGCTCAGCTGGGACTCGCGCACGGCTGCCTTCGTTGCGCTCTCGGTCTACACCTCTAGCTATGTGGCCGAGATCGTGAAGGCCGCCATCGAGGCCGTACCGCGCGGCCAATCGGAGGCGGCGACCGCGCTTGGCATGACCCGCCTGCAGCGCCTCTGGCACGTCGTCATCCCGCAGGCGCTGAAGCTGACTGTGCCGCCGATGAGCGGCGTCTACGTGATGATCATCAAGAGCACCGCGATTCTCTCGGTGGTTGGCATCTCGGAACTAACCCGCCAGGGCGAGGTGTCGATCCTGCGCTTCCCGCGGGACGTTCTGTTCATCTACGGGCTCATCGCGTTCATCTACTTCCTGTATTGCTATCCTGTCCTACGCTTCGCGCGCTGGGCCGAGCGCCGCGTGGGAGCGGCCCGACCCGTCGATCTGGATTAA
- a CDS encoding amino acid ABC transporter permease, which yields MTWLLDYYNYRIVAQYLGRFAEGLGNTLTAAGASLVLSLLLGTFVALALLSNRMGLRKPIEGYVAFIRATPLLVQIYLVYYGLPALLPFAKSWNDMYFGIAALTLNSAPYMGEIIRAGIESVPRGQIEGAKAVGMNYGQRMRYIVLPQAFANTLPPLIGQTAVLIKDTSLLSIITVFEFTSAGILLNSERVRPNESFLTIALGYLLIYLVVLLLSRGAKQWLAGPAWNAQG from the coding sequence ATGACCTGGCTCCTCGACTATTATAATTACCGAATCGTGGCGCAGTATCTCGGTCGCTTCGCCGAGGGACTGGGCAACACGTTAACGGCTGCCGGAGCGAGCCTCGTCCTGTCGCTTCTGCTCGGCACGTTCGTCGCCCTCGCGCTCCTGTCGAACCGCATGGGTCTCCGCAAGCCGATCGAAGGCTATGTGGCCTTCATCCGGGCGACGCCGCTCCTCGTCCAGATTTATCTTGTCTACTACGGCCTCCCTGCCCTTCTGCCTTTCGCGAAGAGCTGGAACGACATGTATTTCGGCATTGCCGCCCTGACCCTGAACAGCGCCCCTTATATGGGCGAGATCATCCGCGCCGGGATCGAATCCGTTCCCCGGGGCCAGATCGAGGGCGCCAAGGCGGTCGGGATGAATTACGGCCAACGCATGCGCTACATCGTTCTGCCGCAGGCTTTCGCCAACACGCTTCCCCCACTGATCGGCCAGACGGCGGTTCTCATCAAGGACACGTCCCTGTTGTCCATCATTACGGTTTTTGAGTTCACGAGCGCCGGCATTCTTCTGAACAGCGAACGGGTACGGCCTAACGAGAGCTTCCTGACGATTGCTCTTGGCTACCTGCTCATATACCTCGTGGTTCTCCTTCTCTCCCGCGGCGCGAAGCAGTGGCTGGCTGGCCCAGCCTGGAATGCGCAGGGCTGA
- a CDS encoding ABC transporter substrate-binding protein, whose product MMKLRNLIMAAVTACLGFASAAQADEMDDILKRGELRVAVQTQGAPVSFVDKKGERTGLAVELAKMMAADLGVKVTFQDYDWKGLIPALLSGKVDMIAADMTPTPQRAAQLLFSRPMFYQETVAVVAKDAPYKTWQEINKDGLNIGATQASSYGDAVKKFMPKANLKEFAGGTAAVAQALSSGRLDGAVSDLGNVTNFVREFGNLKILEGVITREPLAFATQANAFHLKLWLDNYVELITADRRLENLVNYWWNTSDWEKDHK is encoded by the coding sequence ATGATGAAACTACGGAACTTGATCATGGCGGCCGTGACGGCTTGCCTGGGCTTCGCCAGTGCCGCTCAAGCGGACGAAATGGACGATATCCTGAAGCGCGGTGAGCTCCGTGTCGCCGTTCAGACGCAGGGTGCGCCAGTCAGCTTCGTCGACAAGAAGGGGGAGCGCACCGGCCTCGCGGTCGAGCTCGCCAAAATGATGGCGGCGGATCTCGGCGTGAAAGTCACGTTCCAGGACTACGATTGGAAGGGCCTGATCCCGGCGCTCCTGTCCGGCAAGGTCGACATGATCGCTGCCGACATGACCCCGACGCCCCAGCGCGCCGCGCAGCTCCTGTTCTCCCGCCCAATGTTCTATCAGGAAACCGTCGCGGTTGTCGCCAAGGATGCGCCCTACAAGACCTGGCAAGAGATCAACAAGGATGGCCTCAACATCGGCGCCACCCAGGCCAGCTCCTATGGCGATGCGGTGAAGAAATTCATGCCCAAGGCGAACCTCAAGGAATTCGCCGGCGGCACGGCGGCCGTGGCCCAGGCTCTCTCCAGCGGCCGTCTCGACGGCGCGGTATCGGACCTCGGCAACGTCACCAACTTCGTGCGCGAATTCGGCAACCTGAAGATCCTCGAGGGCGTCATCACCCGCGAGCCCCTCGCTTTCGCCACTCAAGCCAATGCGTTCCACCTGAAGCTCTGGCTCGACAATTATGTGGAGCTGATTACGGCGGACCGCCGTCTTGAGAACCTGGTGAACTACTGGTGGAACACCAGCGACTGGGAAAAAGACCACAAGTAA